A window of Terriglobales bacterium genomic DNA:
CCGGAAATGCACATCCATGCCTTTTCTCCCATGGAAGTTGCTTATGGGGTAGAACTCACGGGGATGTCGATCGCCGACTATCTCACCATGCTGAAGGAGAATGGACTGGGCACGCTGCCCGGAACCGCAGCCGAGATTCTCGACGATGAGGTGCGGGCGGTGATCTCGCGCTATAAGCTCAATACCGCTCTCTGGGACGAGATTATCCGTTCCGCGCACCGCTGCGGCATTCGCACCACCTCGACACTGATGTACGGGCACGTGGAGAAGCCACAGCACTGGGTGAATCAGTTGCTGCTCTTCCGGCGCATTCAGGCTGACACCGGGGGCTTCACGGAATTTGTTCCGCTAGGCTTTGTGCATCAGAACACGCGGCTTTATCACGAAGGCCATGCCCGTCCCGGGCCCACATTGGAAGAACACCTCAAGATCCATGCGCTGGCGCGGATTATGCTCGCGGGAGCAATTTCCAATATTCAGGTGTCGTGGGTGAAGCTGAGCCGTCCGGTGGCGCAGTTATGCATGAAGGCGGGGGCCAATGACTATGGCGGCACGCTGATGGAAGAAAACATTTCGCGGCTGGCGGGCGCGACCTCGGGCCAGTACTTAAGTCCGGATCAATTGGACGAGCGCATCTGCGAGCTGGGCCGCATCCCGGCGCAGCGCAGCACGACCTACAGCTCCATCCGCCTGCGCGTGTTCCCGGAAATGCTCAGCGAGGCCGAACCGATGGAGGCCTGGCAGTGAAGATCGCCGTGGTCGGCGGTACGGGCGCGGAGGGTTCGGGGCTGGCGCGGCGCTGGTTTCTGGCAGGTCTGGACGTCATTATCGGCTCGCGTGATGAGAAGCGAGGCCAAGCTGCAGCCGAAAAGATTGCTGCCACGGTGCCAGGGAAGGGCACGATCAGCGGCGCCGAGAACCAGGAAGCCGTGCAGCAGGCCGACGTCGTGGTTTTGACCGTGCCCTTTGAAAGCCAGGTGGGGATGCTCAAGCAGATCAAGGCGTCGCTGAAGCCGGGTACGGTCTTGATCGATAACACCGTGCCGCTGGCGGCGGCGGTCGGCGGCCGCCTCACACGAACTTTGCTGGTGTGGCAGGGATCGGCTGCGCAGCAAACCGCCGAGCTAGTGCCGGAGGGTGTAGCGGTGGCGGCAGCATTCCAGAATGTTTCACACGAGCTACTCGCTCACGAGGGGCCAATCGATTGTGATGTGATCGTGTGCAGCGACGATGACCGCGCGCGATCGGTGGCCTTTGAACTGGTTCACGCAATTCCGGGATTGCGAGCAGTTGACGGGGGAAAACTGGAGAATGCGCGTATCGTCGAGCAGATCACGGCGCTGCTGATCACCATCAATGTGCGGCGGAAAGGGCACGGAGCGGGGATACGCATCACTGGGATATAGAAACGGGAAATCCGCGGACAAAAGTGTTCGCGCCAGAAATGCCGCGGCGGTTTGGTGTTCGCAGGCCTGCTTAACCGAGAAACTCCAGCCTGCTGCTGGTTCGCCTGCAGGGTCTAACTTTCCGCTGAA
This region includes:
- the npdG gene encoding NADPH-dependent F420 reductase; the encoded protein is MKIAVVGGTGAEGSGLARRWFLAGLDVIIGSRDEKRGQAAAEKIAATVPGKGTISGAENQEAVQQADVVVLTVPFESQVGMLKQIKASLKPGTVLIDNTVPLAAAVGGRLTRTLLVWQGSAAQQTAELVPEGVAVAAAFQNVSHELLAHEGPIDCDVIVCSDDDRARSVAFELVHAIPGLRAVDGGKLENARIVEQITALLITINVRRKGHGAGIRITGI
- the cofH gene encoding 5-amino-6-(D-ribitylamino)uracil--L-tyrosine 4-hydroxyphenyl transferase CofH, which gives rise to MESLDFGRFASFIDHSWDEIAYRVSPSVREALERVLATEDGGCLSNEECLRLAMAEGEDLLGLIAAADQLRRQVVGDIVTYVVNRNINFTNICFVGCKFCAFSRGPLDPDANFDSLDRVAEKAREAWQLGATEVCIQGGLPRDLPPSFYRDILRAVKRAVPEMHIHAFSPMEVAYGVELTGMSIADYLTMLKENGLGTLPGTAAEILDDEVRAVISRYKLNTALWDEIIRSAHRCGIRTTSTLMYGHVEKPQHWVNQLLLFRRIQADTGGFTEFVPLGFVHQNTRLYHEGHARPGPTLEEHLKIHALARIMLAGAISNIQVSWVKLSRPVAQLCMKAGANDYGGTLMEENISRLAGATSGQYLSPDQLDERICELGRIPAQRSTTYSSIRLRVFPEMLSEAEPMEAWQ